The Candidatus Thorarchaeota archaeon genome contains a region encoding:
- a CDS encoding nucleotidyltransferase domain-containing protein yields MISQDEIKKRIIELAPDDIDLIVVFGSQARGTDTEMSDLDIAIGASGLDRNERFDLRLRAISQFEGPQQDVDVVLMQDINWSLKYRIARDGKVLYDRTGNKWAYFV; encoded by the coding sequence ATGATTTCCCAAGACGAAATCAAGAAGAGAATTATAGAGCTTGCTCCAGATGATATTGACTTGATAGTGGTTTTCGGTTCACAGGCTCGAGGGACAGATACTGAAATGAGTGATTTGGACATTGCAATTGGTGCGAGTGGCCTAGACCGAAATGAGAGATTTGATCTTCGATTGCGTGCAATCTCACAGTTTGAAGGCCCTCAACAAGATGTAGATGTTGTATTAATGCAAGACATAAACTGGTCTTTGAAATATCGAATTGCTCGTGATGGAAAAGTCCTATACGACAGAACAGGAAACAAGTGGGCATATTTTGTTTAG